The Marinifilum sp. JC120 genome window below encodes:
- a CDS encoding TRAP transporter large permease has translation MDTAIVLTFLSLASFLFLSVPIGVAIGMSVVVGIWAGDMLPYEFLIQKMVTSLDVFPLMAVPFFIMAGEIMQKGSMAQRLLTVSKRLVGHITGGMAHISILTSMFYGALSGSAPATVAAVGGIMVPSMKKEGYSTSFSTAVNTAAGCLGVMIPPSVPLIIYGTTAGVSVGDLFIAGVLPGIFVGLCLMACSYFLSKKYGYTGSGERATFKEIMVALKDSIVALMVPLIVLGGIYGGLTTPTEAGVIAVLYAFVAEGLVLRTLSWNKVTEIFKGTALTTASIFLVVATATALGQILLFYNVPDMLVNFLVGVSDNKYVLIPIILVFLLIMGTFMDALANILILTPLLLPVVKVLGMNPIHFGIVMIVCASMGFLTPPVGVNLFVGCSIGNISIEKLSAAVMPFLFTMILALLVIVFFPPLALWLPGL, from the coding sequence ATGGATACCGCAATTGTTCTTACATTTCTTTCACTCGCGTCGTTTCTGTTCCTGAGCGTGCCCATCGGCGTCGCCATCGGAATGAGCGTTGTCGTGGGTATCTGGGCAGGCGACATGCTGCCCTACGAGTTCCTGATTCAGAAAATGGTCACATCTCTTGATGTCTTCCCGCTCATGGCTGTCCCGTTCTTCATTATGGCGGGTGAGATCATGCAGAAAGGAAGTATGGCCCAGCGTCTGCTGACCGTTTCTAAGCGCCTCGTCGGCCACATCACCGGCGGAATGGCCCACATTTCCATCCTAACCAGCATGTTCTACGGAGCATTGTCCGGTTCAGCACCTGCAACTGTTGCGGCTGTTGGCGGAATCATGGTCCCCTCCATGAAAAAAGAAGGATACAGCACCTCCTTCTCTACTGCCGTCAACACCGCAGCAGGTTGTCTGGGCGTTATGATTCCGCCCAGTGTTCCGCTGATCATTTACGGCACCACAGCCGGTGTTTCTGTCGGTGACCTGTTCATCGCAGGTGTTCTTCCCGGTATCTTCGTTGGTCTCTGCCTCATGGCATGCAGCTACTTTCTTTCCAAGAAGTACGGCTACACCGGTTCCGGTGAACGCGCCACCTTCAAAGAAATCATGGTTGCTCTCAAAGACTCCATCGTTGCTCTCATGGTTCCGCTCATCGTTCTCGGCGGCATTTACGGCGGTCTGACCACTCCCACCGAAGCAGGTGTTATCGCGGTTCTCTACGCCTTTGTTGCCGAAGGACTTGTACTGCGCACCCTGAGCTGGAACAAGGTAACTGAAATCTTCAAGGGTACTGCCCTGACCACCGCATCCATATTTCTGGTGGTTGCAACAGCGACTGCGCTGGGTCAGATCCTGCTATTTTACAATGTGCCCGACATGCTCGTTAACTTCCTTGTTGGAGTTTCCGATAACAAGTACGTTCTCATCCCGATCATTCTGGTATTCCTGCTGATCATGGGTACTTTCATGGACGCACTTGCAAACATCCTGATCCTGACCCCGCTGCTCCTGCCTGTGGTCAAGGTTCTGGGCATGAACCCGATCCACTTCGGTATTGTCATGATCGTCTGTGCTTCCATGGGCTTCCTGACTCCTCCGGTTGGCGTTAACCTCTTCGTAGGTTGCAGTATCGGTAACATCAGCATTGAGAAACTCAGTGCCGCAGTTATGCCCTTCCTGTTCACTATGATTCTGGCACTTCTTGTTATTGTCTTCTTCCCGCCCTTGGCACTCTGGCTGCCCGGGCTGTAA
- a CDS encoding GntR family transcriptional regulator, protein MDGIKKLTYSEQVAEYIKQSILEGELSPGDQVKEVLLAEKLGISRAPIREALQILAREGLIKSEPQKGKHVSALTAKQIVDSYFTGGVLEAAAVTQALPLYTDEDISNLEQILEQMREVAESGKDHASLTKLDTTFHNILFSRIDNELLIELCRRSCQGISKFLLYKYWINLYTSTQVYERHLEILEALKSGRPSRLEKTIRKHYTDSGKRMSKYGVDVHKG, encoded by the coding sequence ATGGACGGCATCAAGAAACTCACATACAGCGAACAAGTTGCTGAATATATTAAGCAATCCATCCTTGAGGGAGAACTGTCCCCCGGCGATCAGGTCAAGGAAGTGCTGCTTGCAGAGAAACTCGGTATCAGCCGTGCGCCCATCCGTGAAGCATTACAGATACTTGCCAGAGAAGGACTCATCAAATCCGAGCCGCAGAAAGGCAAACACGTTTCAGCCCTCACAGCCAAGCAGATAGTAGACAGTTACTTCACAGGTGGAGTGCTGGAAGCCGCAGCCGTAACACAGGCCCTGCCGCTCTACACAGACGAAGATATTTCCAATCTTGAGCAGATTTTAGAACAAATGCGCGAAGTAGCCGAGTCCGGCAAGGACCATGCATCTTTGACCAAGCTGGATACCACGTTTCACAATATCCTTTTCTCACGCATTGATAATGAACTGCTCATCGAGCTCTGCCGCAGATCCTGTCAGGGCATCTCAAAATTCCTGCTCTACAAATACTGGATCAACCTCTACACCTCCACGCAGGTATACGAACGCCATCTCGAAATTCTGGAAGCCCTCAAATCCGGGCGTCCGAGCAGATTGGAAAAGACCATCCGCAAGCACTACACCGATTCCGGAAAGCGCATGTCCAAGTATGGCGTGGATGTTCATAAGGGGTAG
- a CDS encoding Nif11-like leader peptide family natural product precursor — MSVENARAFIEKVKSDGAFSAQINNAESKEARVRIAKEAGLEFTEQEYQDVTSQLPTWTMDDWLAARRAYDAFETSWLAGEFNPWRSDLE; from the coding sequence ATGTCAGTCGAAAATGCCAGAGCTTTTATTGAAAAGGTCAAGTCGGACGGCGCGTTCAGCGCACAAATCAACAATGCAGAATCCAAAGAGGCGCGTGTGCGGATAGCCAAGGAGGCTGGATTAGAATTTACCGAGCAGGAATATCAGGACGTAACCTCGCAACTTCCAACTTGGACCATGGATGACTGGCTGGCGGCCCGGCGGGCTTATGACGCTTTCGAGACAAGTTGGCTGGCAGGTGAATTTAATCCTTGGCGTAGCGACTTAGAGTAG
- a CDS encoding trimeric intracellular cation channel family protein, with translation MVYYFGMLGIVAFSVTGVIAAGKRNMDIFSIVLLGVVTALGGGTLRDMILDSHPVFWIADLTYLWVAIIAAIVTFFCVRHVSRILKFFVYIDTFGMALFTITAMQKALSLGNNYTVSVLMGLVTGISGGMLRDVLTGRMPLLLGREFYATPALLGAILYALLDQFFPAFNSSWLCGVATIIAFRLLAIHYNLYYPRWLTYCGDDSQDNN, from the coding sequence ATGGTGTATTATTTTGGAATGTTGGGAATTGTTGCTTTTTCCGTAACAGGAGTAATTGCAGCAGGAAAACGGAATATGGATATATTCAGTATCGTCTTGCTCGGCGTAGTTACAGCACTCGGCGGCGGAACTTTAAGGGACATGATTCTCGATTCCCACCCGGTATTCTGGATAGCGGACCTGACCTATCTATGGGTGGCTATAATCGCTGCAATCGTTACATTCTTTTGTGTCCGCCACGTTTCCCGCATCCTGAAATTTTTTGTCTATATTGATACATTCGGAATGGCCCTATTTACTATAACCGCCATGCAAAAAGCCCTGAGCCTAGGTAACAACTATACGGTTTCAGTACTGATGGGACTTGTCACCGGTATTTCAGGCGGCATGCTGCGTGACGTTCTCACCGGAAGAATGCCTTTGCTACTTGGAAGAGAATTCTATGCAACCCCTGCTCTCTTAGGTGCAATTCTGTATGCACTACTCGACCAATTTTTCCCAGCTTTCAACAGTTCATGGCTATGCGGTGTCGCAACGATAATTGCTTTTCGCCTTCTCGCAATTCATTACAACTTATATTATCCGCGCTGGCTGACTTATTGTGGTGATGACAGTCAGGATAACAATTGA
- a CDS encoding DUF4145 domain-containing protein produces the protein MKTQSHPASISKNAFECPHCGAYTSQSWKRLCLKDIGKSGLPWIPTQSTIDDIRNNNDHSFEAKEGIIKYVEEVRAGNIFYEGSEKNIYNSTNVVNVHTSKCFACKKICIWVHDKLIYPNQKYNIKPNADIPDDILTDFEEARNIVDNSPRGAAALLRLAIQKMCKHLGEDGKNINKDIASLVSKGLNSKIQKALDIVRVIGNDAVHPGEIDLNDNKDVAYKLFNLVNIIADEMISRPKQIDDLYSDLPQSKLDGIEKRDNKQ, from the coding sequence ATGAAAACACAAAGCCACCCAGCATCGATTTCAAAAAATGCATTCGAATGTCCTCATTGTGGGGCTTACACAAGTCAATCATGGAAAAGACTATGTTTAAAAGACATTGGCAAATCAGGTTTACCATGGATTCCCACTCAGAGCACTATTGACGACATAAGAAATAACAATGACCATTCCTTTGAAGCCAAAGAAGGAATCATAAAATATGTTGAAGAAGTCAGAGCAGGCAATATCTTTTACGAGGGTTCTGAAAAAAACATTTACAACTCAACAAATGTTGTAAACGTTCATACAAGTAAGTGCTTTGCATGCAAAAAAATCTGTATTTGGGTACATGACAAACTCATTTACCCGAATCAAAAATATAATATCAAACCTAACGCAGACATTCCCGATGACATTCTGACAGACTTTGAAGAAGCCAGAAACATTGTCGACAACTCTCCTAGAGGAGCTGCAGCCTTACTTCGTCTAGCTATTCAAAAAATGTGCAAACATCTTGGAGAAGACGGCAAAAACATCAATAAAGATATCGCTAGTTTAGTCTCTAAAGGACTTAATTCTAAAATTCAAAAAGCTTTAGACATTGTACGAGTTATAGGGAATGACGCAGTGCACCCCGGCGAAATAGACCTCAATGATAACAAAGACGTTGCATACAAACTTTTTAACTTAGTTAACATTATTGCAGATGAGATGATTTCACGTCCCAAACAAATTGATGACCTATATAGCGATCTTCCTCAGTCTAAGTTAGACGGAATAGAAAAAAGAGATAATAAGCAATAA
- a CDS encoding TetR/AcrR family transcriptional regulator, producing MNATSKTIDTPQQPLRMLILDAARKLFAEHGYAQVSMRKLATTIGYSPTTIYHHFKDKKELFLCLTEETYRDFLHRINRIIATTPPPREALKNILYTLVDMGLENPSAYRVGFMMESDLWKDHDSHFQHNPLGKTMYNRINKCVKDCLPANSSDEEILVTANSVVAATHGLTSLLITYPTFEWGPLDRLKSQVIDSAVDAIG from the coding sequence ATGAATGCTACTTCAAAAACAATAGATACGCCGCAGCAGCCCTTGCGCATGCTAATTCTGGACGCTGCCCGCAAGCTCTTTGCCGAGCACGGGTACGCGCAGGTTTCCATGCGTAAGCTGGCTACCACCATCGGCTATTCGCCCACTACTATTTATCATCATTTTAAAGATAAAAAAGAACTCTTCCTCTGCCTTACCGAAGAGACTTACCGGGATTTCCTACATCGCATAAACCGAATCATCGCTACTACGCCTCCCCCGCGTGAGGCTTTAAAAAATATTCTCTATACCCTTGTGGACATGGGCCTTGAAAACCCCAGTGCCTACCGGGTGGGCTTTATGATGGAAAGCGACCTCTGGAAGGACCACGATTCACACTTCCAGCACAATCCACTTGGCAAGACCATGTATAATCGCATCAATAAATGCGTAAAGGATTGCCTACCTGCCAATTCTTCCGACGAAGAAATTCTAGTCACCGCCAACTCAGTGGTCGCCGCCACCCACGGACTGACCTCCCTTTTGATCACCTATCCCACTTTTGAATGGGGTCCGCTTGATAGGTTAAAATCGCAGGTAATTGACTCCGCTGTTGACGCCATCGGCTGA